A single Streptomyces sp. Edi2 DNA region contains:
- a CDS encoding methylated-DNA--[protein]-cysteine S-methyltransferase yields the protein MLETPIGPLLLAATREGLVRVVFHADGPTASRELTRLEQFFGGAPAAAVPHLATATAELTAYFAGELQTFTVPLDWSLSAGFSARVLQALAAGVPYGAVVGYQDLADQVGEPGAARAVGAAMGANPLPVVVPCHRVVASDGGIGGFGGGLETKRLLLALEGVLPAPLF from the coding sequence CTGCTGGAGACCCCGATCGGCCCGCTGCTGCTCGCCGCGACCCGGGAGGGCCTGGTCCGCGTCGTCTTCCATGCCGACGGGCCGACGGCCAGCAGGGAGCTGACCCGTCTGGAGCAGTTCTTCGGTGGGGCGCCGGCGGCCGCGGTCCCGCATCTGGCGACGGCCACGGCCGAGCTCACCGCCTACTTCGCCGGCGAACTGCAGACCTTCACCGTCCCGCTGGACTGGTCGCTGTCCGCCGGCTTCTCCGCCCGGGTCCTGCAGGCCCTGGCCGCGGGGGTCCCATATGGCGCCGTCGTCGGCTATCAGGACCTCGCCGACCAGGTCGGGGAGCCGGGCGCCGCCCGCGCGGTGGGCGCCGCGATGGGCGCCAATCCGCTTCCGGTCGTCGTCCCCTGCCATCGCGTCGTCGCCAGTGACGGCGGCATCGGCGGCTTCGGCGGTGGTCTGGAGACCAAGCGTCTGCTGCTGGCCCTCGAAGGGGTGCTGCCCGCTCCGCTCTTCTGA
- a CDS encoding FAD-dependent monooxygenase, with the protein MNGSSTTGSNGLQFHHPYLAVVLGGGFTGMLAAAALSGHADVIVVERDRLPRTPALPTDLPRARHAHLLTADGARLIDALLPGSVARWLDEGARRMPKPAKFTDRHPAGRLGRRARAEHLIACSRDLLDRVIRQQVPALPGVSVLDGTEAAGLTGTAEHITGVRVRDTTTGATYRLDADLVVDATGRHSTSRERLAALGLPTAREDLADCGIVSATRIFRAPDGMENCPVLTTRSAFSTPAPGAAAPRRPVPGRTATLVPIEGGRWLVTLTGTGDDRPSEHAARFVPFARGTGNGVIGDLIADAEPLSEVRLSRDTTSRWRRYEQLPSWPTGFIALGGAVVSLAPDCGQGLALAAHGAAVLRGALRRHGLDEPALARKVQRSLGRLARAPWSLATGTVLPSAAGRSAVSRAYLDAVTPFAPTAPVLRPSAVLGLLRNAARAGQAASGAAGGPASPQALPPPLPATAGPAPAGAPLPPAAAGAASALAATPAAALSAAPPAPGQPSVPPRPHGSQPAPRRLPRLGFGPAALRRIGGAGRRRPADD; encoded by the coding sequence ATGAACGGATCGAGCACGACAGGCAGCAACGGGCTCCAGTTCCACCACCCCTACCTCGCCGTGGTACTCGGCGGCGGCTTCACGGGCATGCTCGCCGCCGCGGCGCTGTCCGGGCACGCCGACGTCATCGTCGTCGAGCGCGACCGGCTGCCACGGACCCCCGCCCTGCCCACGGACCTGCCGCGGGCCCGGCATGCCCATCTGCTGACGGCGGACGGCGCCCGGCTGATCGATGCCCTGCTGCCCGGCAGCGTCGCACGCTGGCTGGACGAGGGCGCCCGCAGGATGCCGAAGCCGGCGAAGTTCACGGACCGGCACCCGGCAGGCCGGTTAGGCCGACGGGCACGCGCTGAGCATCTGATCGCCTGCTCCCGCGATCTGCTCGACCGGGTCATCCGCCAACAGGTGCCGGCCCTCCCGGGGGTGAGCGTTCTCGACGGAACGGAAGCAGCCGGGCTCACCGGCACCGCGGAACACATCACCGGCGTGCGCGTGCGGGACACCACCACCGGCGCCACGTACCGTCTGGATGCCGACCTCGTCGTCGACGCCACCGGCCGGCACTCCACCTCCCGGGAGCGGCTGGCCGCGCTGGGGCTGCCCACCGCACGCGAGGACCTGGCGGACTGCGGCATCGTCTCGGCGACCCGTATTTTCCGTGCCCCCGACGGCATGGAGAACTGCCCGGTGCTCACCACCCGTTCGGCATTCAGCACCCCGGCTCCCGGCGCTGCCGCGCCGCGGCGCCCGGTTCCCGGCAGGACCGCGACACTGGTCCCCATCGAGGGCGGGCGCTGGCTGGTCACGCTCACCGGCACCGGGGACGACCGGCCCTCCGAACACGCGGCCCGGTTCGTGCCCTTCGCGCGGGGCACCGGTAACGGCGTCATCGGCGACCTCATCGCAGACGCCGAGCCGCTGAGCGAGGTGCGGCTGTCCCGCGACACCACCAGCCGGTGGCGGCGCTACGAACAACTGCCGTCCTGGCCCACGGGATTCATCGCGCTCGGCGGTGCCGTGGTCTCGCTCGCCCCCGACTGCGGTCAGGGCCTGGCCCTCGCCGCCCATGGGGCCGCCGTGCTGCGCGGGGCACTACGGCGGCACGGGCTCGACGAGCCGGCGCTGGCCCGGAAGGTGCAGCGGAGCCTGGGACGCCTGGCCCGGGCGCCGTGGTCCCTGGCCACCGGCACGGTGCTCCCTTCCGCCGCCGGCCGGTCCGCCGTCAGCCGCGCCTACCTCGATGCCGTCACGCCCTTCGCTCCGACAGCCCCGGTCCTGCGCCCCTCCGCCGTACTCGGCCTGCTGCGGAATGCGGCACGGGCCGGCCAGGCGGCAAGCGGTGCAGCGGGCGGACCGGCCTCACCGCAGGCGCTCCCGCCCCCGCTGCCTGCGACGGCCGGCCCCGCGCCGGCCGGCGCCCCGCTTCCCCCGGCAGCGGCAGGTGCCGCCTCCGCCCTCGCGGCGACGCCCGCGGCCGCGCTCTCCGCTGCGCCGCCCGCTCCGGGACAGCCCTCGGTGCCGCCCCGGCCCCACGGCTCACAGCCCGCCCCCAGACGCCTCCCGCGCCTCGGCTTCGGTCCGGCCGCCCTGCGCCGTATCGGCGGGGCCGGACGACGGAGACCGGCCGACGACTGA
- a CDS encoding glycerophosphodiester phosphodiesterase family protein, with the protein MRIRPVATVAAGALMGLSALALSTTVAQAAPDGHPPVTIAHRGASTYAPENTLSSIDAADRLGFEWVENDVQRTKDGELVILHDNSLARTTNVEQVFPGRSPWNVADFTLREIEKLDAGSWFGSKFRGERVPTLEDYMDEVEHNDQSLLMELKSPELYPGIERQTLNELRRAGWLDNAHVKRHLIIQSFNADALKTVHRLRPDIKTGFLGNPSVADLPKFARYCDQINPVHTAVTPEYVAAVHGLKGPHRRPLDLYTWTVDDAATAVKVAGLGVDGIITNKPDVVRDAVGGDDD; encoded by the coding sequence ATGCGTATTCGCCCCGTCGCCACCGTTGCCGCCGGTGCGCTCATGGGTCTGTCCGCGCTCGCCCTCTCCACAACCGTCGCCCAGGCCGCACCGGACGGACACCCTCCGGTGACGATCGCTCACCGCGGCGCCTCGACGTACGCGCCCGAGAACACCCTCTCCTCGATCGACGCGGCCGACCGGCTCGGCTTCGAGTGGGTGGAGAACGACGTCCAGCGCACCAAGGACGGCGAGCTGGTGATCCTCCATGACAACTCGCTCGCCCGGACGACCAACGTGGAGCAGGTCTTTCCCGGCCGCTCCCCGTGGAACGTAGCGGACTTCACGCTCCGTGAGATCGAGAAACTGGACGCGGGCAGCTGGTTCGGGTCGAAGTTCCGCGGGGAGCGGGTGCCGACCCTCGAGGACTACATGGACGAGGTCGAGCACAACGACCAGAGTCTGCTGATGGAGCTGAAATCACCGGAGCTCTACCCCGGTATCGAGCGGCAGACCCTCAACGAGCTGCGCCGCGCGGGCTGGCTGGACAATGCGCACGTCAAGCGCCATCTGATCATCCAGAGCTTCAATGCCGATGCCCTCAAGACCGTGCACCGCCTGCGGCCGGACATCAAGACGGGCTTTCTCGGCAACCCGTCGGTCGCCGACCTCCCGAAGTTCGCGAGGTACTGCGATCAGATCAACCCCGTCCACACGGCGGTCACCCCGGAGTACGTCGCCGCCGTGCACGGTCTGAAGGGCCCGCACCGCCGGCCGCTGGACCTGTACACCTGGACCGTCGACGATGCGGCAACCGCGGTCAAGGTCGCCGGGCTGGGCGTCGACGGCATCATCACCAACAAGCCCGACGTGGTGCGCGACGCGGTCGGGGGCGACGACGACTGA
- the uvrB gene encoding excinuclease ABC subunit UvrB, whose translation MRPVSNIERTVAPFEVVSPYQPNGDQPAAIAELDRRIRGGEKDVVLLGATGTGKSATTAWMIEKLQRPTLVMAPNKTLAAQLANEFRELLPNNAVEYFVSYYDYYQPEAYVPQSDTYIEKDSSINEEVERLRHSATNSLLTRRDVVVVASVSCIYGLGTPQEYVDRMVPLKVGDEFDRDALLRRFVDIQYTRNDVAFTRGTFRVRGDTIEIFPVYEELAVRIEMFGDEIEALSTLHPLTGEVISEDRELYVFPASHYIAGPERMERAIAGIEAELADSLATMEKQGKHLEAQRLRMRTTYDIEMMRQIGSCSGIENYSMHMDGREPGSAPNTLLDYFPDDFLLVIDESHVTVPQIGAMYEGDASRKRTLVEHGFRLPSAMDNRPLKWEEFLGRIDQTVYLSATPGKYELSRGDGFVEQIIRPTGLVDPEVVVKPTDGQIDDLVHEIRTRTEKDERILVTTLTKKMAEDLTDYFLELGIQVRYLHSDVDTLRRVELLRELRSGEYDVLVGINLLREGLDLPEVSLVAILDADKEGFLRSGSALIQTIGRAARNVSGQVHMYADKVTPAMEKAIDETNRRREKQLAYNKENGIDPQPLRKKIGDIVATLAREEIDTQELLGTGYRKGGEAKETQGKAPVPALGGKAAKGKGGKAGADLTDRPAAELAALIEEMTERMRAAAAELQFEVAARLRDEVGELKKELRQMREAGVK comes from the coding sequence ATGCGGCCCGTATCAAACATCGAACGCACGGTGGCGCCCTTCGAGGTCGTCAGCCCCTACCAGCCCAACGGCGACCAGCCCGCGGCCATCGCCGAACTCGACCGGCGTATCCGCGGGGGTGAAAAGGACGTCGTCCTGCTCGGTGCGACCGGTACCGGCAAGTCGGCGACCACCGCGTGGATGATCGAGAAGCTGCAGCGCCCGACCCTCGTCATGGCGCCCAACAAGACCCTCGCGGCCCAGCTCGCCAACGAATTCCGCGAACTGCTGCCCAACAACGCCGTCGAATACTTCGTCTCCTACTACGACTACTACCAGCCCGAGGCGTACGTCCCGCAGTCCGATACGTACATCGAGAAGGACTCCTCCATCAACGAGGAGGTCGAACGGCTGCGTCACTCCGCGACGAATTCCCTGCTCACCCGGCGTGATGTCGTCGTGGTCGCCTCGGTCTCCTGCATCTACGGCCTGGGTACGCCGCAGGAGTACGTCGACCGGATGGTGCCGCTGAAGGTCGGCGACGAATTCGACCGCGACGCTCTGCTGCGCCGCTTCGTCGACATCCAGTACACCCGCAACGACGTGGCCTTCACCCGTGGCACCTTCCGGGTGCGCGGCGACACCATCGAGATCTTCCCGGTCTACGAAGAGCTGGCCGTGCGGATCGAGATGTTCGGCGACGAGATCGAGGCGCTGTCCACCCTTCATCCGCTCACCGGCGAGGTCATCAGCGAGGACCGGGAGCTGTACGTCTTCCCGGCCAGCCATTACATCGCGGGTCCGGAGCGCATGGAGCGGGCCATCGCCGGCATCGAGGCCGAGCTGGCGGACAGCCTCGCCACGATGGAGAAGCAGGGCAAGCATCTGGAGGCCCAGCGGCTGCGGATGCGCACCACCTACGACATCGAGATGATGCGTCAGATCGGTTCCTGCTCGGGCATCGAGAACTACTCGATGCACATGGACGGTCGCGAGCCCGGCTCCGCGCCCAACACCCTCCTCGACTACTTCCCCGACGACTTCCTGCTGGTCATCGACGAGTCGCATGTCACGGTCCCGCAGATCGGTGCCATGTACGAGGGCGATGCCTCGCGGAAGCGCACCCTCGTCGAGCACGGCTTCCGGCTGCCGTCCGCCATGGACAACCGGCCGCTGAAGTGGGAGGAGTTCCTGGGGCGCATCGACCAGACCGTCTATCTGTCCGCGACCCCCGGGAAGTACGAGCTCTCCCGGGGCGACGGCTTCGTGGAGCAGATCATCCGCCCGACCGGCCTGGTCGACCCGGAAGTGGTGGTCAAGCCCACCGACGGACAGATCGACGACCTGGTGCACGAGATCCGTACGCGCACGGAGAAGGACGAGCGCATCCTGGTCACCACCCTCACGAAGAAGATGGCCGAGGACCTCACCGACTACTTCCTCGAGCTCGGTATCCAGGTCCGCTATCTGCACAGCGACGTGGACACCCTGCGCCGGGTGGAGCTGCTGCGTGAGCTGCGATCGGGGGAGTACGACGTCCTGGTGGGCATCAACCTGCTGCGGGAGGGCCTTGACCTGCCCGAGGTCTCCCTGGTGGCCATTCTGGACGCCGACAAGGAGGGCTTCCTGCGGTCCGGTTCGGCGCTCATCCAGACCATCGGACGTGCGGCGCGCAATGTCTCCGGCCAGGTGCACATGTACGCCGACAAGGTCACCCCGGCGATGGAGAAGGCCATCGACGAGACCAACCGCCGCCGGGAGAAGCAGCTGGCGTACAACAAGGAGAACGGCATCGACCCGCAGCCGCTCCGCAAGAAGATCGGCGACATCGTCGCCACCCTCGCCCGCGAGGAGATCGACACCCAGGAGCTGCTGGGCACGGGGTACCGCAAGGGCGGCGAGGCCAAGGAGACCCAGGGCAAGGCACCGGTCCCGGCGCTCGGCGGAAAGGCCGCGAAGGGCAAGGGCGGCAAGGCAGGTGCGGACCTGACGGACCGTCCCGCCGCCGAACTGGCCGCGCTCATCGAGGAGATGACGGAGCGGATGCGGGCCGCCGCGGCGGAGCTGCAGTTCGAGGTTGCCGCCAGGCTGCGCGACGAGGTGGGCGAGCTGAAGAAGGAGCTGCGGCAAATGAGGGAGGCCGGAGTGAAGTAA
- a CDS encoding uridine kinase — protein sequence MRLEAITWERLTDALAERIATMPAKDGSPWLRVALDGAPAAAPGELAGRLAEALRIRGRAVHKAGTFGFLRPASLRLEYGREDPDAYHDEWFDRQALWREVFQPLDVGGSGRVLPDLWDPAADRATRSAYVELPPGGVLLLHGPLLLGHWFPFDLSVHLKLSPAALARRTPQDARWTLPAFARYEAETRPEEAADVVVRADDPRRPAWSGLL from the coding sequence GTGCGGCTCGAAGCGATCACCTGGGAACGGCTCACCGACGCGCTCGCCGAGCGCATCGCCACGATGCCGGCGAAGGACGGGAGCCCCTGGCTGCGGGTGGCCCTCGACGGGGCGCCCGCCGCCGCGCCGGGCGAGCTGGCCGGGCGGCTCGCCGAGGCGCTGCGGATCCGGGGGCGGGCGGTGCACAAGGCCGGCACCTTCGGCTTTCTGCGCCCCGCCTCGCTGCGGCTGGAGTACGGCCGCGAGGATCCCGATGCCTACCACGACGAGTGGTTCGACCGGCAGGCCCTGTGGCGTGAGGTGTTCCAGCCGCTGGACGTGGGCGGCAGCGGGCGGGTGCTGCCGGATCTGTGGGACCCCGCGGCGGACCGGGCGACGCGCAGCGCGTACGTGGAGCTGCCGCCCGGCGGCGTCCTGCTGTTGCACGGCCCTCTGCTGCTCGGCCATTGGTTCCCCTTCGATCTCTCCGTGCATCTGAAGCTGTCACCGGCCGCGCTCGCCCGCCGCACTCCACAGGACGCGCGCTGGACCCTGCCCGCGTTTGCGCGCTACGAGGCCGAGACCCGGCCCGAGGAGGCGGCGGACGTGGTCGTACGGGCCGACGATCCCCGCCGGCCGGCCTGGAGCGGCCTGCTCTGA
- a CDS encoding TerD family protein, translated as MSVNLSKGQGISLQKSDGGSLSAVRMGLGWRSAPRRGLFGRRTSEIDLDASAVLFAGQKPIDVVFFQHLVSDDGAVRHTGDNLVGGAGQGGDDEAILVDLARVPVHIDQIVFTVNSFTGQTFAEVQDAFCRLVDETTGQELARYTLTGGGDYTAQVMSKVHRVGNGWQMTAIGEPSVGRTFQDLVPAILPHL; from the coding sequence GTGTCGGTCAATTTGTCCAAGGGGCAGGGCATCAGCCTGCAGAAGTCCGACGGCGGAAGCCTGAGCGCGGTGCGGATGGGGCTGGGGTGGCGCTCGGCGCCGCGCCGCGGCCTGTTCGGCAGGCGGACCAGCGAGATCGACCTCGACGCCTCGGCGGTGCTCTTCGCCGGCCAGAAGCCGATAGACGTCGTCTTCTTCCAGCACCTGGTCAGCGACGACGGTGCGGTCCGGCACACCGGCGACAACCTGGTCGGCGGCGCGGGCCAGGGCGGCGACGACGAGGCGATCCTGGTCGACCTGGCGCGGGTGCCGGTGCACATCGACCAGATCGTGTTCACCGTCAACTCCTTCACCGGCCAGACGTTCGCCGAGGTGCAGGACGCCTTCTGCCGCCTGGTCGACGAGACCACGGGCCAGGAGCTGGCCCGGTACACGCTCACGGGCGGCGGCGACTACACCGCACAGGTCATGTCCAAGGTGCACCGCGTCGGCAACGGCTGGCAGATGACCGCCATCGGTGAGCCCTCCGTCGGCCGCACCTTCCAGGACCTCGTGCCGGCGATCCTGCCGCACCTGTAG
- a CDS encoding IclR family transcriptional regulator C-terminal domain-containing protein: MGNSTAATGGPASAAAPATGTAPRSAGHAKKARQAAKGTSSPGSRASGSGHAERVFLVQTAFAELGGSAHGPGEIAEFTGLDDSVVYRILQSGIYQRIFERVDRGLYRLRTSAAQLAFTALDHRLDGAASQTVLSELRTATDDGLAFLYMVAPFSGAQRQCVDMAVGDSDLAELGMTPRDVLSVTRSLRTGASGRTILAYLPEVLQQRVLAEPVPDQAGPGVYRDNEALVESLAEVRDLGHALGYEECMAGWNSCAAPIMWDGSIMGAVLLLKLKSVMPVAPDGVIEATKEAAAELSRHGAARPSADQA; the protein is encoded by the coding sequence ATGGGCAACAGCACCGCAGCCACGGGCGGTCCGGCCTCGGCCGCCGCGCCCGCCACCGGCACGGCGCCGCGTTCCGCGGGCCACGCCAAGAAGGCGCGCCAGGCAGCCAAGGGCACCTCGTCCCCGGGCTCCCGGGCGTCGGGATCCGGCCATGCCGAGCGGGTCTTCCTCGTCCAGACGGCCTTCGCCGAGCTGGGCGGATCCGCCCACGGCCCGGGGGAGATCGCGGAGTTCACCGGCCTGGACGACTCCGTCGTCTACCGCATCCTGCAGTCCGGCATTTACCAGCGCATCTTCGAACGGGTGGACCGCGGCCTCTACCGGCTGCGCACCTCGGCGGCCCAGCTGGCCTTCACCGCGCTCGACCACCGCCTCGACGGTGCGGCCTCGCAGACCGTGCTGAGTGAACTGCGGACGGCCACCGACGACGGGCTGGCGTTCCTCTACATGGTGGCGCCCTTCTCCGGCGCGCAACGGCAGTGCGTCGACATGGCCGTTGGCGACTCCGACCTCGCGGAGCTGGGGATGACGCCGCGCGATGTGCTGTCCGTGACGCGTTCGCTGCGCACCGGTGCCTCCGGGCGGACGATCCTCGCCTACCTGCCGGAGGTGCTGCAGCAGCGGGTGCTGGCCGAGCCCGTCCCCGACCAGGCGGGACCCGGTGTCTACCGGGACAACGAGGCGCTGGTGGAGTCCCTGGCCGAGGTGCGCGACCTCGGGCACGCCCTCGGGTACGAGGAGTGTATGGCCGGCTGGAACTCCTGCGCGGCGCCGATCATGTGGGACGGCTCCATCATGGGAGCGGTGCTGCTTCTCAAGCTCAAGTCCGTGATGCCGGTGGCCCCCGACGGCGTCATCGAGGCGACGAAGGAGGCGGCGGCCGAACTGAGCCGCCACGGAGCCGCCCGGCCGTCCGCGGACCAGGCCTGA
- a CDS encoding type II toxin-antitoxin system PemK/MazF family toxin, which produces MTTSFNASDESAALPGSQGPTATEEARPRSVGTVTMTYAPDPDGDPDPGEIVWTWVPYEENDGRGKDRPVLVVARETGGTLLAVQLSSKRHQNDWEWVPLGAGPWDRAGRDSWVAVDRVLRVHPAGMRREACALDRGRFNLVVNRLRERYGWR; this is translated from the coding sequence GTGACCACTTCATTCAATGCATCCGACGAGTCCGCCGCGCTGCCCGGCAGCCAGGGGCCCACCGCGACCGAGGAGGCCCGTCCGCGGTCCGTAGGCACGGTGACGATGACCTATGCGCCCGACCCCGACGGCGACCCGGACCCCGGCGAAATAGTGTGGACCTGGGTGCCCTACGAGGAGAACGACGGCCGGGGCAAGGACCGCCCCGTGCTGGTCGTCGCCCGCGAGACCGGCGGAACGCTGCTGGCCGTGCAGCTGTCCAGCAAGCGGCACCAGAACGACTGGGAGTGGGTCCCTCTCGGGGCCGGCCCGTGGGACCGGGCGGGGCGCGACTCATGGGTGGCCGTGGACCGGGTGCTGCGGGTGCACCCGGCCGGGATGCGGCGCGAGGCCTGCGCGCTGGACCGGGGCCGCTTCAACCTGGTCGTCAACCGGCTGCGCGAGCGCTACGGCTGGCGCTGA
- a CDS encoding DUF1697 domain-containing protein, which produces MSRQIALLRGINVGGHNSFPKAKQLELAASLGFREVSVLLQTGNIVFADPGTPPQETARVIQDRIAAELGLTVPVVVRTRDELAAAVAANPFPRAVADPKSLHVTFLSAAPADTSRLDALDAAAFAPDQYRLTGRELYLWCPGGIGRSKLAAVVSRARLGVTATNRNWNTVTKLLALADA; this is translated from the coding sequence ATGTCCCGTCAGATCGCTCTGCTCCGCGGCATCAATGTCGGCGGCCACAACTCCTTCCCCAAGGCGAAGCAGCTGGAGCTGGCCGCATCCCTGGGCTTCCGCGAGGTCTCGGTGCTCCTGCAGACCGGCAATATCGTCTTCGCCGACCCCGGCACCCCACCGCAGGAGACGGCCCGGGTGATCCAGGACCGGATCGCCGCCGAACTCGGCCTGACGGTGCCGGTCGTCGTCCGGACCCGCGACGAGCTGGCCGCAGCCGTCGCGGCGAATCCGTTTCCCCGGGCCGTGGCGGATCCCAAGAGCCTGCATGTCACGTTCCTGTCGGCGGCGCCGGCCGACACCTCCCGGCTGGATGCGCTCGACGCGGCCGCGTTCGCGCCCGATCAGTACCGGCTGACCGGGCGCGAACTGTATCTGTGGTGCCCCGGCGGCATCGGCCGCTCCAAGCTCGCCGCGGTGGTGAGCCGCGCCCGGCTCGGGGTGACGGCGACGAACCGTAACTGGAACACCGTCACCAAGCTCCTGGCCCTGGCCGACGCCTGA
- a CDS encoding zinc-binding dehydrogenase, with amino-acid sequence MRAIVMREFGGPDVLRLEDVPEPAPRAGHSLVEVSLAGINYADVHVRGDSYLAPVELPYVPGNEVVGTVDGGRRVVGLCRGGGYAERTLLHRRVTWDVPDAISDEQAVALALQGNSAWHLLFTSLRLTEGETVVVPAAAGGVGSLAVQLAAHAGARVIGLAGSPEKRKLAAELGAHAVVDSTAEDLTERILDAAGGPVAAALEMTGGVTFERTLAAVAPRGRLAVYGYAGGDLASVPTRELMERSITVSGFWLPQLYADRTALPTSMRALFDAVADGTLKPLTGTAYPLGEAARAHHDLAARTPTGKLALDVAR; translated from the coding sequence GTGCGCGCGATTGTGATGCGAGAATTCGGCGGCCCGGACGTGCTGCGGCTCGAGGACGTTCCCGAGCCCGCGCCCCGCGCCGGCCACTCGCTGGTCGAGGTGTCCCTGGCCGGCATCAACTACGCGGATGTGCACGTACGCGGGGACTCCTATCTCGCGCCCGTCGAGCTGCCGTACGTCCCCGGGAACGAGGTCGTGGGGACCGTGGACGGCGGACGCCGCGTCGTCGGGCTGTGCCGCGGCGGCGGATACGCGGAGCGGACCCTGCTGCACCGCCGCGTGACCTGGGACGTCCCCGACGCCATCAGCGACGAACAGGCCGTTGCGCTGGCGCTGCAGGGCAACAGCGCCTGGCATCTGCTGTTCACCTCGCTGCGCCTCACCGAGGGCGAGACCGTCGTCGTACCGGCCGCCGCGGGAGGCGTCGGTTCGCTGGCCGTCCAGCTCGCCGCGCACGCCGGAGCCAGGGTCATCGGCCTCGCGGGCTCCCCGGAAAAGCGCAAACTGGCCGCGGAACTGGGCGCCCATGCAGTGGTCGACTCGACCGCCGAGGACCTGACCGAGCGCATCCTGGACGCGGCCGGCGGACCGGTCGCGGCGGCGCTGGAGATGACCGGCGGGGTCACCTTCGAGCGGACCCTCGCCGCCGTCGCGCCGCGTGGCCGCCTCGCCGTCTACGGGTACGCCGGCGGCGACCTGGCGAGCGTGCCCACCCGGGAGCTGATGGAGCGGAGCATCACCGTCTCCGGCTTCTGGCTGCCGCAGCTCTACGCGGACCGCACGGCCCTGCCGACCTCCATGCGGGCGCTGTTCGACGCGGTCGCCGACGGCACCCTCAAGCCGCTGACCGGCACCGCCTACCCACTCGGTGAGGCGGCCCGGGCGCACCACGATCTGGCCGCACGCACCCCGACCGGAAAACTGGCCCTCGACGTCGCCCGGTAA